TCATAAAGAAAATTGACTtcaaacatgtaaatatgccaatataaatcattttttatttaaaaaattataacccaTCAAACCATTATTAAATGTTGATATAATATGGACAATAATAATAGAATATTAGAATATCATTCATATTATTGTTAGTTATCAAGTATGATGTTACACTTATACCTAGTAGATAAGTGTTTGGATTAATTTATCAATGAtggttttgatttatatatttgcaccaatttaattatatacgtAATAGTCATTGAtctttcatttatataatataatataaaatatatatatatatatacaaaataacacaaataaataataatacataaaagtttatgtatatactagattttgacccgcccttcaaaaggcgggtatattttttgttttaatcttttttttgaaaaattatttgtttgtatttgatttattttataatcatatttgtgtttgttactaatttaatttgatataatagttttttaaataaatgaaatatatagatGGATCCAATATGTCACATTTATTGGGTTTTTAACCAAAgatttaaacataagtaattttatgttaaatttagatacttgttcatgtattacaaaatttatatgtgatttgttctttttatttttaatttgaaatttatatattttagtttatagaattttatatgatttaaacgGATAGTCAAACCCaaactaaaacccataaaatatgaattgaaacaaaaatttgaattctGAATAGACTTAAACCAAaatctcatcatataattaaacttcttaatttattaataataaatattacaatatcaacaacttaaaatatttgtgttcaaatattaataacataaacaatTTTTTGACCCACACTTGAAAGcaccatatattttatgatgtaaaatttcattaataattttacaaaaattatgtaAACTCGTAAAGATTTTGTCTATTTTGAAACAGGAAAATTCGGATATGTTTTCAAATCTATAGATCTAGTGATTCAATATGTAATCCGGTTTGGATTTCAAGAGATATTCATcaactaaaattttgataaaacccACAAAAACCGTTAAAACCAGAGGTGCATGTTGAACCTATAGGTGAttgatataattaaattttatttaaattgttattttttataaattaaaatttaatttcaatggtttaattagatatttagataattattaattgataaaagtcATGTCCAACATAAGTATTTTTATCTCCTATTGGTATAGGTGAACatatgaacatgacctattgaccTATACCAAACATAACAAAACTTATAACCGCGGatcttaaaacatgaacatgacctattgatataggtgtggtcaaactatttaataaaatagattaaaaactattaactatttagaagaaatattatacaaaaaaacacagatacgattaaaacacacaaatataatttttttttaaaatataaaacaaaaaatatacccgccatTTTAGGAGCAGATCAGAATCTAGTTGTATTTGAATTATATACCGTAACTCTAATTTGttgtagaaaatgtttaaattatattttatgtgaaatgaaatataaataatttaaattttaaaaaatttctaaatttttaaaaattactttttaatactgatatatttataaactatattattaaattagaaaaatgacctattaatagtccatctattttataaaattattaaaactttttactaatcagttaagaaaaatattctacacaaatatgattacaaagaaaaacacaaatatgattaaaaaaatacaaatataaaaattgaatttttagaaaatgtaaaacaaaaaatatactcacTCTTTGAAATGTTGATCAGAAtctaaattgtattatattatcttaattaAACCACAGTTTAtttccattaatttttatagtggacataatatttattaatgtaaagtatcaatattattgtttccaaatgatataatttttatttattgaactaCGTAAGGTTGTCCACAGTTTGTAATAAGTAGTGAACCACtaatattttggaattaaaGGGTGACTTTACAAAATATGCATACATCTTAGAAgcattacaaaattattttatgaataataataattactgGAACTGAATTTATTCTGATGgatcccaaaagaaaaaaataaccgcATATTACGTAACATATAAGTGGAAGTTACAGATTTAGGAAACCAACGTggaagttacaatttttttaataaaggtaattatataatatatctagataattagttagatgcattatattttatgttggacacaacctttaatcaattggacatgttgaagaattaatataatagataacaTTCATTCCACGTGAGGTGCAACTCTTAATTAGTTAGTATATATATGAAGAGTGGAACAAAAATAAGTTATACGAAGCTTTCTGTACAGGGATTGGGGCAAAAGCCGTAAGTTGATATTAAGCCCATGTTTGAGATCGTTGCTATGCTTTTATAAATGTAGTTGAAAACTCAACATATTAAGCCCATGTTTGAGATCGTTGCTTTGCTTTTATAATTGTAGTTGAAAACTTAACAAGCCAAGTGGCCCAAACTCCAGATACACTTTCGTTAGTCCATAACATAgcctgttttctttttcttttttgtcacgAATCCATAATATAACCTAAACGAGACTTTATCTAGGGTAGTAGGGTTTAACGCTTTTGATCTCCAGCCTGCCATGAAACTGAAGCAGCTCGAATCAGTGGATAACCTAACCATCTCGACATCCACTACACAATCTTCAATCCCAGTTGATCTCCTTATTGATATATTCTCGAGAGTGCCGTCAAAGTCTATAGCTAGGTTTCTTTGCCTTTCGAAATCATGGGCTTCCATATTTAGCCGTCCATATTTCACTGAACTGTTTCTGACAAAGTCCTCGAGTTATCCACGGCTCTTGTTCACCACTGAAGTTTATGACAAGTTATTATTATTCTCTGCACCTCAGACTCAAAACCTAGGTCCCAAATCTTCTGTTGTAGCCAGACCTTATCAAACACATTCCTCCAATCTTGAAATAACCTCCTCGCTCCACGGACTGATATGTTGTCAAGTTAAGAGCGGTGATTATACGACGCCGGTGATTTGTAATCCCGCCACTGGAGAGTTTCTTAGATTACCCAAATTGAAAAGGGATGAGCAAATGCAAACCCCGATGATTTATTGCGGGTATGATCCGACCgacaaaaaattcaaaatgctGAGTATATCTGATAACTTCAACACCAGCCAGGCTCGGGTTTTGACATTGGGGACTGGAAAGCATTTATGGAGAAAGATCAAATGCATACCCCATAATCCTGTGGTCTCTCAAGATCATATGATTTGTATAGATGGGGTTTTGTATTACCTAGCTTACGCTGATTTCGAGCCGATGGAGTATGTGATAGTTAGCTTTGATGTTAAATCTGAGAAGTTCAGCTTTATCAATATAGATAATGAAAGAACGAGATTAGGTTCCACTTTGATAAACTACAAGGGTAAATTAGGTTTAGTTCATTTTACAGATTACAATGGAAAAACTCTCCGCTTGTGGTTGCTAGAAGATGGTGGGACAAATAAATGGTCATCGAGTATCCATGAATTGCCGCTTCCGGGTACGCATCCATATACCAACAAATATCAAATTGTTGGAATGACTCGTACATGCGATATTGTGTTGTCGCCGCACCTCTTCTCAGACCCTTTTTATGTTCTTTACTACAATGTCGAGAGGAAGACTCTGGCAAGAATTGAAATACAAGGGTTGCAAGAGTTGAAATGTTACGGTGCTACAATTTATACCTTTCACGATTATTTTGAGGATCTGCAGCTTATGAAATGTCTTTAAGGCTTcggtttctcttcttcttattaGTGTTTTCATTTTGCGCCTATGTTTTTCTATtcagactttttattttatttgggtCCATTCATTCAGGTTTTTTTTCACTTCCCCAtatttttagttgtttttaaaCTTACTTACTCCAAATTTTCTCACTGGTTCGAACATCGACGGAAGAATGCGATTTGCGATTAGACAACATTTCACTGACGATACATATATACCCCGACCTGCtagaaaaattaaattctaGTTGGGATTTGCGAATTTGTTCAAATGTATCACCCTCATCATAACAGCATTCTTATCAAACCCATAGATTAGGGCCGATGGTTCTCGTCTGTATAACTCCTATTAAAGTATTCTTTAACCTTTCCAATTTATCTATACGAAACAAATCTGACATGTGGTGTTCACATCAGTTAGCGATCTCTTTGAAATCATGGCATCCATATAAAACATGGCTAGGAGTCGTATATGTATTATACAAATTATACTCAAGATTTGAGTCCGCAATGAGCACGGTAAACTTGAGAGAGATGTCAACTAAATAACTGCCCACTAAACTAATATGGAACATGGTAAACAAGTGGAGATGATCCCACTAATATCAGAGAACACACGACGCCATGGTTCTTGTTATGATCTTATCACGTTCCTTCTTCAAAGCGTAGcaacattttcatttttgttgttgttttccaTATATACTGAATCCCATATGGTTTTGTTTGCTAGACTCTATCCCCAAGTATATTTAGTATTAACCTCCAAGTCTAATGAGAATACATTTTCTTCGAcggtaatatttttatttaactgtGAACTAAATTTTAGATGACGTGATTTCTATTCGAATAAAACGAATGACTGGTAAAAAACAGTATGAACTGCAATAGACTGTTggaaaaatgacaaaaatgtAACAATAATACAAAGTTTAATATAACTAGAtgtttataagtatataaaagtTTCTCAAACGTCATTTACTATTTAGTAAAATGCTCTACAATCTTGCGATTTTCTCGTTGCTGTTGGTAAATGGCAAAATTAATAACCTAAACTGAAGTTTTAAGAAACAG
The sequence above is drawn from the Raphanus sativus cultivar WK10039 chromosome 7, ASM80110v3, whole genome shotgun sequence genome and encodes:
- the LOC108816817 gene encoding F-box protein At1g53790-like, whose amino-acid sequence is MKLKQLESVDNLTISTSTTQSSIPVDLLIDIFSRVPSKSIARFLCLSKSWASIFSRPYFTELFLTKSSSYPRLLFTTEVYDKLLLFSAPQTQNLGPKSSVVARPYQTHSSNLEITSSLHGLICCQVKSGDYTTPVICNPATGEFLRLPKLKRDEQMQTPMIYCGYDPTDKKFKMLSISDNFNTSQARVLTLGTGKHLWRKIKCIPHNPVVSQDHMICIDGVLYYLAYADFEPMEYVIVSFDVKSEKFSFINIDNERTRLGSTLINYKGKLGLVHFTDYNGKTLRLWLLEDGGTNKWSSSIHELPLPGTHPYTNKYQIVGMTRTCDIVLSPHLFSDPFYVLYYNVERKTLARIEIQGLQELKCYGATIYTFHDYFEDLQLMKCL